The Syntrophorhabdaceae bacterium genomic sequence AACGCAAGTTTCACGGAGATGCAATCGTCATTGCTCCTGATAAGGCAGTCGTTGATCCTCACGTTCCGCGAATACTGGGGATTGATGCCGTCGGAATTGATCGTCCATCCGACGATCTTCAGGTTATCGAGGGTAACCGAGTCGGATGCCGCAATGGATATGTTCCATCCCACTGTGTCGAGGATAATGATATCCTTGACGGTCACGCCGCTCGAGCCGTCCATGAAAATCATCGGGGGCTTGGGAAGGTTGTCCGGGAGCGCATGGTCGAAGAGCCTGCCCGAGAGTATGCCCCTGCCTGAGACGGAGACATTTTTTGCATCGAGGATAAATATATTTCCATAAAGGATCGCACCGCCGGCAATATAGGCTTTCTCCCCGCTCGTGAGATAAAGCGTCCCCGTGCCATCGCCGATGAAGTGGGTGCCCGGGCCGAAATAAT encodes the following:
- a CDS encoding glycosyl hydrolase family 28 protein, which translates into the protein MGGEWADLFSYDAVVDRVTQSHMSFVYFDSDFSKKVEVRVTRNSGSITSAQVRPASAGITPTVSGNTITFTMTKPKKISVEVDGNILNNLFVFANRKETGAIKGPRTGVHYFGPGTHFIGDGTGTLYLTSGEKAYIAGGAILYGNIFILDAKNVSVSGRGILSGRLFDHALPDNLPKPPMIFMDGSSGVTVKDIIILDTVGWNISIAASDSVTLDNLKIVGWTINSDGINPQYSRNVRINDCLIRSNDDCISVKLA